In Streptomyces sp. SLBN-118, the following are encoded in one genomic region:
- a CDS encoding DUF5825 family protein: MNTALHAPGIRGESPLTVTAWRDYDPAVCALLGMSLGDHELSRPIAQESEHLWNLGARRVVMPHPIDLTRAATGTRAAAQHTVRSLSLVRDLTARAVLVEWQLRLEPDDDETWKLLSHLQPPQHVAGPLQGDEQLLTWRHTHYLCKCLWRQGPGFIQIRDRRWGDLRRFTSDEAHYHQAIALLDYGAEAASVPQDVLADFTEEHLVLTVGEFAWWLPYRVKRWIQEAMAI, from the coding sequence ATGAACACCGCGCTCCACGCGCCTGGCATCCGCGGCGAATCCCCTCTGACCGTCACCGCCTGGCGCGACTACGATCCGGCCGTCTGCGCCCTTTTGGGCATGTCACTCGGTGACCACGAACTCTCCCGGCCCATCGCCCAGGAGAGCGAGCACCTGTGGAACCTCGGCGCACGGCGCGTCGTCATGCCCCACCCCATCGACCTCACCCGCGCCGCGACCGGCACGCGGGCGGCGGCGCAGCACACTGTGCGGTCCCTCAGCCTTGTACGGGACCTCACCGCCCGCGCCGTACTCGTCGAATGGCAGCTGCGCCTCGAACCCGACGACGACGAGACGTGGAAACTCCTGAGCCACCTCCAGCCGCCCCAGCACGTTGCCGGACCCCTGCAGGGGGACGAGCAGTTGCTCACCTGGCGGCACACCCACTACCTGTGCAAGTGCCTGTGGCGACAGGGACCCGGCTTCATTCAGATTCGCGACCGCCGCTGGGGCGACCTGCGCCGCTTCACGTCCGACGAAGCTCACTACCACCAGGCGATCGCACTGCTGGACTACGGCGCTGAGGCGGCGTCCGTTCCTCAGGACGTCCTGGCCGATTTCACCGAGGAACATCTGGTCCTCACCGTCGGCGAGTTCGCCTGGTGGCTTCCCTACCGTGTCAAACGCTGGATCCAGGAAGCGATGGCCATCTGA
- a CDS encoding GNAT family N-acetyltransferase, whose protein sequence is MPDAGPLGTAHPITLTDGTATRTREVTPDDLGPVQALHRRCSRGSRALRYHAGKPQLSWAGWRLLSDPERGTTLVTTTAERRDHIIAMTNVMRTDRPGVGELAVLVEDEWQSKGLGTALAAHAADVARRAGHHTLTAAVAAVNTPMLHVLKRLVMRPIRTPGPVLDVDIPL, encoded by the coding sequence ATGCCCGACGCCGGGCCTCTAGGCACCGCACACCCGATCACGCTGACCGACGGCACCGCTACTCGGACCCGGGAGGTGACACCCGATGACCTCGGACCGGTGCAGGCGCTGCACCGCCGTTGCTCGCGCGGCAGCCGAGCCCTGCGCTACCACGCAGGTAAGCCCCAGCTGTCTTGGGCCGGTTGGCGGCTGCTGTCCGACCCCGAGCGCGGTACCACCTTGGTGACCACCACCGCCGAGCGCCGGGACCACATCATCGCCATGACCAACGTCATGCGCACCGACCGGCCAGGGGTGGGCGAACTCGCCGTGCTGGTCGAGGACGAGTGGCAGTCCAAGGGACTGGGCACCGCCCTGGCGGCACACGCGGCCGATGTGGCTCGCCGCGCCGGCCACCACACCCTGACCGCCGCCGTCGCCGCGGTCAACACACCGATGCTTCACGTCCTGAAGAGACTGGTAATGCGGCCCATCCGCACCCCCGGGCCAGTCCTTGACGTCGACATACCGCTGTAG
- a CDS encoding PP2C family protein-serine/threonine phosphatase, which produces MIMSGWRRRRRPPYGGRWDAGRLSPLILTVLITALAFSTPREIAFSRLLPAAPALAAAMWPVLATILLGTFCLLVMIGLSFAYTDLGTPYTAAAIVAVTLAAAYASHVRLQREETLFHVRLVADTAQKVLLRPLPRRIADVEVESLYLAAQQQARIGGDFYEVADTPYGVRLLIGDVRGKGMPAVGTAAAVISCFREVAYDEPDLRGIVHRMETSITRHSAAFPAQDLPERFATALLAEIPLGSGHVRLLNCGHPPPLLVHGGEIRVLEPTAPSPPLNLATLIGDRYWVDTVAFAPGDQLLLYTDGVTETRDRNGEFFPLPDWMRRQSPAPPRELLDRLHRDLLDYSGRGLDDDIAALAVRHARPEQ; this is translated from the coding sequence GTGATCATGTCCGGGTGGCGCCGACGCCGTCGTCCTCCGTACGGCGGCCGGTGGGACGCTGGTCGGCTGTCACCGCTGATCCTCACCGTTCTCATCACCGCCCTGGCGTTCTCCACGCCGAGGGAGATCGCGTTCAGCCGCCTCCTGCCCGCCGCACCCGCCCTCGCCGCCGCGATGTGGCCCGTGCTCGCCACGATCCTGCTGGGGACGTTCTGCCTGCTGGTCATGATCGGCCTCAGCTTCGCCTACACCGACCTGGGGACGCCCTACACGGCGGCTGCGATCGTCGCGGTCACCCTGGCGGCCGCATACGCAAGCCACGTCCGACTCCAGCGGGAGGAGACGCTCTTCCACGTCCGGCTCGTCGCCGACACGGCTCAGAAGGTGCTGCTGCGCCCCCTGCCGCGCCGCATCGCGGACGTCGAGGTCGAGTCCCTGTACTTGGCGGCCCAGCAGCAGGCACGGATCGGCGGGGACTTCTACGAGGTGGCCGACACCCCGTACGGGGTCCGGCTGCTCATCGGCGACGTGCGGGGCAAGGGCATGCCCGCGGTGGGGACGGCCGCGGCGGTCATCAGCTGCTTCAGGGAGGTCGCGTACGACGAGCCCGACCTGAGGGGCATCGTTCATCGCATGGAGACCAGCATCACCCGCCACAGCGCCGCGTTCCCCGCCCAGGACCTGCCGGAGCGCTTTGCCACCGCCCTGCTCGCCGAGATCCCGCTCGGCAGCGGCCACGTGAGACTTCTCAATTGCGGGCACCCCCCGCCGCTGCTCGTGCACGGCGGGGAGATCCGCGTCCTGGAGCCCACCGCCCCCTCACCGCCCCTCAACCTCGCGACGCTCATCGGAGACCGCTACTGGGTCGACACCGTGGCCTTCGCCCCGGGCGACCAGCTGCTGCTCTACACCGACGGCGTAACGGAGACGCGGGACCGCAACGGTGAGTTCTTCCCCCTGCCGGACTGGATGCGGCGGCAGAGCCCGGCGCCGCCCCGCGAACTGCTCGACCGGCTTCACCGGGACCTGCTCGACTACAGCGGCCGAGGGCTCGACGACGACATCGCGGCCCTCGCCGTGAGGCATGCCCGGCCAGAGCAGTAG
- a CDS encoding SDR family NAD(P)-dependent oxidoreductase: protein MNQRTTLITGATQGLGRAIALDLASRGHSLLLHGRDHTRLETVAAEILATAPDTTIRTYPADLADLDQVHAMATRIRTAEPRLDGLVNNAVAGGGADPLRRELSRQGHELRFAVNHLAPYALTRDLLPLLTASAPARVVNVASIGQEAIDFRDVMLERNYQGLRAYCRSKLAMIMATFELAAELDGTGVTVNTLHPAHLMDTDGVREYGLTPVTSVDEGVRPTVRLLIDPDLATTTGHYFDQFTDTRAHDQAYDTAARRRLMKLTNGLISQAPAAERIQRVDVGR, encoded by the coding sequence ATGAACCAGCGCACCACGTTGATCACCGGCGCCACTCAGGGCCTGGGCCGCGCCATCGCACTCGACCTTGCCTCCCGAGGCCACAGTCTTCTGCTTCACGGCCGCGACCACACCCGTCTGGAGACTGTCGCAGCCGAGATCCTGGCCACCGCCCCCGACACCACCATCCGCACATACCCCGCCGATCTGGCCGACCTGGACCAGGTACACGCGATGGCCACCCGGATCCGTACGGCCGAGCCCCGTCTCGACGGACTGGTCAACAACGCCGTGGCAGGCGGCGGAGCCGACCCGCTGCGGCGCGAGCTGAGCCGGCAGGGCCACGAGCTGCGCTTCGCGGTCAACCACCTTGCCCCCTATGCCCTGACCCGCGACCTGCTGCCGCTGCTCACCGCATCGGCCCCCGCCCGCGTGGTCAACGTCGCTTCTATCGGCCAGGAGGCCATCGACTTCCGCGACGTCATGCTGGAGCGGAACTACCAAGGCCTGCGCGCCTACTGCCGCAGCAAACTCGCGATGATCATGGCTACGTTCGAGCTGGCCGCCGAGCTGGACGGCACCGGCGTCACGGTGAACACCCTTCACCCGGCCCATCTGATGGACACCGACGGGGTGCGCGAGTACGGCCTGACGCCGGTCACCAGCGTCGACGAGGGGGTGCGGCCCACCGTACGGCTGCTCATCGACCCCGATCTCGCGACCACCACAGGCCACTACTTCGACCAGTTCACCGACACCCGTGCACACGATCAGGCGTATGACACAGCCGCCCGGCGACGCCTGATGAAGCTGACCAACGGCCTCATCAGCCAGGCACCGGCCGCAGAGCGCATACAGCGCGTGGATGTCGGCAGGTGA
- a CDS encoding acyl-CoA dehydrogenase family protein has translation MASWIRASTSRRVGACDRRTLHAKAAIAKLSASEAAGRVIDRCVQIFGGRGYDRSYAVDRLYRELRVDRIWEGTSEIQRLIIAGELVKRGSGVLQMPSPA, from the coding sequence ATGGCGTCATGGATACGGGCGTCAACGAGCAGGCGGGTGGGTGCCTGCGACCGCAGGACACTCCACGCGAAGGCGGCCATCGCCAAACTGTCCGCGAGCGAGGCGGCGGGCCGGGTCATCGACCGGTGCGTGCAGATCTTCGGCGGCCGCGGCTACGACCGCTCCTACGCCGTCGACCGCCTCTACCGAGAACTGCGCGTCGACCGCATCTGGGAAGGCACCTCCGAAATCCAGCGCCTGATCATCGCGGGTGAACTGGTCAAGCGGGGCTCGGGCGTTCTGCAGATGCCGTCCCCCGCCTGA
- a CDS encoding alpha/beta fold hydrolase, whose product MGRHTVREGRFTHRRARLVYDDAGEGALAVYAHGGYVSQAVEDRMGMFDWAPVLDAGQRLVRYDARAHGRSTGDPVDTDYTYAALADDLLALLDHLGAAEPVNAMGASMGCGTVLHAAVQAPDRFSRLVLLIPPTAWQTRDAHARANRESADTIERDGVDAWLAAKAQQPRPAVVADIPEFPPTPAEQVLPSILRGLALSDLPSPKAIAALRPPALILAWADDPGHPLSTAVALADLLPQAHLHVSRTRADIRTWGERIARYLTR is encoded by the coding sequence ATGGGCAGGCATACGGTCAGGGAAGGCCGCTTCACACATCGACGGGCTCGGCTGGTCTACGACGACGCCGGTGAGGGAGCGCTCGCTGTGTACGCGCACGGCGGGTACGTAAGTCAGGCTGTTGAGGACCGAATGGGCATGTTCGACTGGGCGCCGGTACTGGACGCGGGGCAGCGCCTGGTCCGCTACGACGCCCGGGCCCACGGGCGATCCACCGGTGACCCTGTCGACACCGACTACACCTATGCCGCGCTTGCCGACGATCTGCTGGCCCTGCTCGACCACCTGGGCGCCGCTGAGCCCGTCAACGCGATGGGCGCGTCGATGGGATGCGGCACCGTGCTGCACGCCGCTGTCCAGGCGCCCGACCGGTTCTCCCGGCTGGTCCTGCTCATTCCACCCACCGCCTGGCAGACGCGGGATGCGCATGCACGGGCCAACCGGGAATCCGCTGACACCATCGAACGAGACGGAGTGGACGCCTGGCTCGCCGCCAAGGCACAACAGCCCCGCCCCGCAGTCGTGGCCGACATTCCCGAATTCCCACCCACACCCGCCGAGCAGGTACTGCCGTCCATCCTGCGCGGCCTGGCCCTGTCCGACCTGCCCTCCCCCAAGGCAATCGCCGCGCTGCGCCCGCCCGCCTTGATCCTGGCCTGGGCCGACGACCCCGGCCACCCACTGTCAACCGCTGTGGCTTTGGCCGATCTGCTGCCACAGGCCCACCTGCACGTGTCCCGGACACGCGCCGACATCCGGACATGGGGAGAACGCATCGCGCGGTACCTGACCCGCTGA
- a CDS encoding diguanylate cyclase domain-containing protein, translating to MGKALCVGSAVTAAGGAGVTAAALLGAGIGVPAVHAVATLSLLARTRTATGRVRPRLMLLAASVAAGGVHHLVLGQFASSPGGTGVPSSVVGLLAVGGLTVCLGLGVAGLVVAAADSGTTLIWLRRLLDGWMIAGSLLTLSWVLLVHRADQGGDVSGSLLDLGRVGTDILVLGLLVALRFSLRRDERTSTTVSAVALVLVAVSDMLRILLPAPGTWSGMPLAATCSMTGLFLVAAAPWLPGGASAVGVDQREMPVVGVVAAFVPVVVCVLAMAAHTLAGGHTDVVMVILAGSVLLGLGTRQGVTHADHLRITREAAAREAHYRTLVDGSSDVITIVSLDGRVLYISPAVLQVFGYRPEDLVGARLPLYTHPDDLDELMQAVETLREEAEAGTCGPGRYVSCRVRAADGRWRHIESTISHHSDGLMFNSRDVTERAALQAELEHLAFHDALTGLPNRALFSDRVTHALRKRTANTTPPALLLLDLDGFKAVNDSAGHAAGDAVLVQAARRLQASVRAGDTVARLGGDEFAALLEGEAGACPFRTREVAERILSALANPYRIGSTDAVVSASIGIAVATPGITPDELLHNADLAMYEAKATGKGRISIHRPQPRYIHCETSLPAVTRM from the coding sequence GTGGGCAAGGCCCTGTGTGTCGGGTCTGCGGTAACCGCCGCCGGGGGAGCGGGTGTGACGGCGGCGGCGTTGCTGGGGGCCGGTATCGGTGTGCCGGCAGTGCACGCGGTAGCCACCCTCTCACTGCTTGCCCGTACCCGAACGGCGACGGGCAGGGTGCGTCCTCGCCTGATGCTGCTCGCTGCTTCGGTGGCAGCGGGCGGTGTTCACCACCTGGTGCTGGGGCAGTTCGCTTCGTCGCCAGGAGGCACTGGCGTTCCCTCTTCTGTCGTTGGCCTGCTGGCAGTTGGAGGGCTCACCGTCTGTCTTGGCCTGGGTGTCGCGGGACTGGTGGTGGCAGCCGCGGACAGCGGCACGACACTTATCTGGTTACGGCGGCTCCTGGACGGATGGATGATCGCAGGATCGCTGCTCACGCTGAGCTGGGTCCTGCTCGTGCATCGCGCCGATCAAGGCGGTGATGTCTCGGGGTCGCTGTTGGATCTCGGTCGTGTCGGGACGGACATCCTCGTCCTGGGACTCCTGGTCGCCTTGCGCTTCAGCCTGAGACGCGACGAGCGCACATCGACCACCGTGTCCGCCGTGGCCCTCGTCCTCGTGGCCGTCAGCGACATGCTGCGTATCCTCTTGCCCGCGCCGGGCACTTGGAGCGGGATGCCTCTCGCAGCGACCTGCTCGATGACCGGATTGTTCCTCGTCGCAGCCGCGCCGTGGCTGCCCGGCGGCGCCAGTGCGGTGGGAGTGGACCAGAGGGAGATGCCCGTCGTCGGGGTAGTGGCGGCCTTTGTGCCCGTGGTTGTCTGCGTACTGGCCATGGCGGCACACACTCTTGCCGGCGGTCACACCGATGTCGTGATGGTGATACTGGCAGGTTCAGTGCTACTTGGGCTCGGCACCCGACAGGGCGTCACCCACGCCGACCATCTGCGTATCACGCGCGAGGCCGCAGCACGCGAAGCCCACTACCGCACGCTGGTCGATGGTTCGAGCGACGTGATCACCATCGTCAGTCTGGACGGTCGTGTGCTCTACATCAGTCCGGCCGTCCTGCAGGTCTTCGGGTACCGGCCCGAGGATCTCGTGGGCGCCCGCCTGCCCCTGTACACCCACCCCGACGACCTGGACGAGCTGATGCAAGCCGTCGAGACGCTACGCGAGGAGGCCGAGGCAGGTACCTGTGGCCCCGGCCGCTACGTGTCCTGTCGGGTCCGGGCCGCTGACGGGCGATGGCGTCACATCGAGTCGACGATCAGCCACCACTCCGACGGGCTCATGTTCAACAGTCGCGACGTGACCGAGCGGGCCGCGCTGCAGGCAGAGCTTGAGCACCTGGCATTCCATGACGCGCTGACCGGCCTGCCCAACCGGGCGTTGTTCTCTGACAGAGTCACACACGCACTAAGGAAAAGGACCGCGAACACGACCCCGCCTGCGCTGCTTCTGTTGGACCTGGACGGCTTCAAGGCAGTCAACGACTCGGCCGGACACGCTGCAGGCGATGCAGTGCTCGTCCAGGCTGCCCGTCGGCTTCAGGCATCCGTACGGGCTGGAGACACGGTCGCCCGTCTGGGCGGCGACGAGTTCGCCGCACTGCTGGAGGGAGAGGCGGGAGCATGCCCGTTCCGGACCAGGGAGGTAGCTGAGCGGATCCTCTCCGCCCTGGCGAATCCGTACCGCATCGGCAGCACTGATGCGGTGGTCTCGGCTTCCATCGGAATCGCGGTAGCCACTCCCGGGATCACGCCCGACGAACTTCTGCACAATGCCGACCTGGCCATGTACGAAGCCAAAGCCACAGGAAAAGGCCGCATCAGCATCCACCGCCCGCAGCCGCGCTACATCCACTGCGAGACCTCCCTCCCCGCCGTCACCAGAATGTAG
- a CDS encoding 3-hydroxybutyryl-CoA dehydrogenase, which translates to MDDIERIGVVGCGLMGSGIAEVCARAGRDVVVLETSRAAAEAGLRRIGRSLARATAAGKLSPEDRDAALGRIETATDMNRLADRDLVVEAVAENEAAKLDVFARLDATVKRRDAILATNTSSIPVIRLAAATGRPEQVIGLHFFNPVPVLPLVELVPSLLADETTERRAEEFASGVLGKQVVRARDRAGFIVNALLVPYLLAAVRMVESGTASVEDIDRGMVLGCAHPLGPLALIDLIGLDTTQAIAESMYEEFREPLYAPPPLLARMVDAGMLGRKSDRGFHSYP; encoded by the coding sequence ATGGACGACATCGAGCGCATCGGGGTCGTGGGCTGCGGCCTGATGGGATCGGGCATCGCCGAGGTATGCGCCCGGGCAGGACGGGACGTGGTGGTCCTCGAGACGAGCCGCGCCGCCGCGGAAGCCGGGCTCCGACGCATCGGCCGATCCCTCGCACGCGCCACCGCCGCCGGGAAGCTGTCCCCCGAGGACCGGGACGCCGCGCTGGGCCGTATCGAGACGGCCACGGACATGAATCGGCTGGCGGACCGGGACCTGGTCGTGGAGGCCGTCGCCGAGAACGAAGCAGCCAAGCTGGACGTCTTCGCACGCCTCGATGCGACGGTGAAGCGTCGGGACGCGATCCTGGCGACCAACACCTCCTCGATCCCCGTCATCCGCCTCGCCGCGGCCACCGGCCGACCCGAGCAGGTCATCGGTCTGCACTTCTTCAACCCCGTGCCGGTCCTGCCCCTGGTCGAACTGGTGCCGTCGCTGCTGGCCGACGAGACCACGGAGCGGCGGGCAGAGGAGTTCGCCTCCGGAGTTCTGGGCAAGCAGGTGGTGCGCGCCCGGGACCGGGCCGGATTCATCGTGAACGCCCTGCTCGTGCCCTACCTGCTGGCCGCGGTCCGGATGGTCGAGTCCGGCACGGCGTCCGTGGAGGACATCGACCGCGGCATGGTCCTGGGCTGCGCCCACCCGCTCGGTCCGCTCGCCCTCATCGACCTGATAGGGCTGGACACCACCCAGGCGATCGCGGAGTCGATGTACGAGGAGTTCCGCGAGCCGCTGTACGCACCTCCGCCGCTGCTCGCCCGCATGGTCGACGCGGGCATGCTCGGGCGTAAGTCCGACCGCGGCTTTCACAGCTACCCGTGA
- a CDS encoding PPOX class F420-dependent oxidoreductase, which yields MPFTDAEIAYMRSQPLARVATLSPDGRQPDVVPLAFEFDGTYFWVGGTGSAVAGTRRFRNVRAGNHDVALVIDDLVSLDPFIARGVRVYGLAEDPVERVGMRSWPLYAHHADALLELKLGGPPRGQGVVSVAADGPPCRACRLGTVG from the coding sequence ATGCCGTTCACCGACGCAGAGATCGCCTACATGCGGTCGCAGCCGCTCGCCCGTGTCGCGACGCTGTCTCCCGACGGCCGGCAGCCCGATGTGGTCCCGCTCGCCTTCGAGTTCGACGGCACGTACTTCTGGGTCGGAGGGACCGGCTCGGCGGTCGCCGGGACCCGCAGGTTCCGCAATGTCCGGGCCGGCAACCATGACGTGGCCCTCGTCATCGACGATCTGGTGTCCCTCGATCCGTTCATCGCACGAGGAGTACGGGTCTACGGCCTTGCCGAAGACCCGGTCGAGCGCGTCGGGATGCGGTCCTGGCCTCTATATGCGCATCACGCCGACGCTCTCCTGGAGCTGAAACTTGGAGGGCCGCCCCGCGGGCAAGGAGTGGTATCCGTCGCGGCGGACGGTCCACCATGCCGCGCCTGCCGGCTAGGGACTGTGGGGTGA
- a CDS encoding RiPP maturation radical SAM C-methyltransferase, with protein sequence MRVLLVNMPWSPIDLPSLALGILKRSIDERVIGARAEVLHANLEFTDWITKRTEFTADDYEYYALSSYFMGCGDWVFSSALYDDPEWKEDEFTQVMSNRLRKSRMRMTKKLHRQVPQFVEEIAQRIVDHAPDVVGFTSTFQQNTAALAAARHVKRLAPHIVTVMGGANCDAEQGAAVHRNFLFVDHVIRGEGETAFPQLVTSLSEGQTDLSAIPGLCHRKADGTSVANAMATAPLPPAHILPPDYSGYFECLASSVARNWVEPKLVVEGARGCWWGEKHHCTFCGLNGSFMQFRSKSPEVFYEEIMDLARRHRVLDMYVVDNILDMGYLNTVLPRIIESGYDLRLHIEIKANMRRSQLRTLSDAGLIYVQPGIESLNNRVLDLMDKGVSGCQNVRMLRDGAETGLSVSWNYLHGFPGESAEDYAPIIEQIPALEHLDPPVDMSARIAIERFSPYFNRPELGFTGLRPEAHYRFTYDLPERELYDMAYVFEAPARGIGEPTVTALNDALAGWKKHHVDARLTHADLGDRIVLVSRRRAFDWRAIELTDPLEVALFRLLDQPHAPAALTRKAAARTAGDAHGQDEVQHILDRWTALGVLFTDGGQYVHIAPAAVNEDLLRLDFMRHLHTAEAFTTPESTSGGDMSATALQSAQPPLTV encoded by the coding sequence GTGCGAGTACTGCTGGTCAATATGCCGTGGTCCCCCATCGACCTGCCCTCACTCGCCCTCGGCATCCTCAAACGCAGCATCGACGAACGCGTCATAGGCGCCCGGGCCGAAGTGCTGCACGCCAACCTGGAATTCACCGACTGGATCACCAAGCGCACCGAATTCACCGCCGACGACTACGAGTACTACGCGCTTTCCTCCTACTTCATGGGATGCGGCGACTGGGTCTTCTCCTCCGCCCTCTACGACGACCCGGAGTGGAAGGAGGACGAGTTCACACAGGTGATGAGCAACCGACTGCGCAAGTCCCGGATGCGGATGACCAAGAAACTGCACCGGCAGGTACCGCAGTTCGTGGAGGAAATCGCACAGCGCATCGTCGATCACGCCCCGGACGTCGTCGGATTCACCTCCACCTTCCAGCAGAACACCGCCGCACTGGCAGCCGCCAGGCACGTCAAACGACTCGCACCGCACATCGTGACCGTCATGGGCGGCGCCAACTGCGACGCGGAACAAGGAGCCGCCGTCCACCGCAACTTCCTCTTTGTGGACCACGTCATCCGGGGCGAAGGAGAAACGGCCTTCCCTCAACTCGTGACCAGTCTCTCCGAAGGGCAGACCGACCTGTCCGCGATCCCGGGCCTGTGCCACCGCAAGGCCGACGGCACGAGCGTCGCCAACGCCATGGCCACCGCTCCGCTGCCGCCCGCCCACATCCTTCCACCCGACTACAGCGGCTACTTCGAGTGCCTTGCCTCCTCCGTCGCCCGCAACTGGGTCGAACCGAAGCTCGTCGTCGAAGGCGCCCGCGGCTGCTGGTGGGGTGAGAAGCACCACTGCACCTTCTGCGGACTGAACGGCTCCTTCATGCAGTTCCGCAGCAAGAGCCCCGAGGTGTTCTACGAAGAGATCATGGACCTTGCCAGGCGGCACCGCGTCCTGGACATGTACGTCGTGGACAACATCCTCGACATGGGCTATCTCAACACCGTGCTGCCACGCATCATCGAGAGCGGCTACGACCTGCGCCTGCACATCGAGATCAAGGCCAACATGCGCCGGTCCCAACTGCGCACCCTCTCCGACGCCGGACTGATCTACGTCCAGCCGGGCATCGAGAGCCTCAACAACCGGGTGCTGGACCTGATGGACAAGGGCGTCAGCGGCTGCCAGAACGTCCGCATGCTCCGCGACGGAGCCGAGACGGGCCTGTCGGTGTCATGGAACTACCTCCACGGATTCCCCGGTGAGAGCGCCGAGGACTACGCACCGATCATCGAACAGATCCCGGCCCTGGAACACCTCGATCCGCCCGTCGACATGTCCGCCCGTATCGCCATCGAACGGTTCAGCCCGTACTTCAACCGCCCCGAACTCGGCTTCACGGGCCTCAGGCCGGAGGCACACTACCGCTTCACCTACGACCTGCCCGAGCGGGAGCTGTACGACATGGCCTACGTCTTCGAGGCTCCCGCCCGCGGCATCGGCGAACCCACCGTCACCGCACTCAACGACGCGCTCGCCGGCTGGAAGAAGCACCACGTGGACGCCCGCCTCACCCACGCGGACCTCGGCGACCGCATCGTGCTGGTCAGTCGGCGCCGGGCGTTCGACTGGCGCGCGATCGAACTGACCGACCCCCTCGAAGTCGCGCTGTTCCGTCTCCTGGACCAGCCGCACGCACCGGCTGCCCTCACCCGCAAGGCAGCGGCACGTACTGCCGGGGACGCACATGGCCAGGACGAGGTACAGCACATCCTGGACCGCTGGACCGCCCTGGGGGTGCTCTTCACCGACGGAGGCCAGTACGTGCACATCGCCCCCGCCGCCGTCAACGAGGACCTGCTGCGCCTGGACTTCATGCGTCATCTGCACACGGCCGAGGCATTCACCACGCCCGAGAGCACGTCCGGCGGCGACATGTCCGCAACGGCGCTGCAGAGTGCCCAGCCGCCCCTGACGGTCTGA
- a CDS encoding aldehyde dehydrogenase family protein — protein MTPFVDAFAACAADLTPGIDFGPLNNASQLAAVKGLLERLPGHAKIATGGNEARGPGFYHEATVVTGVCQSDEIVQEEIFGPVVTVQPFADESEALRLANDVRYGPAAGVWTTHHERAMRAMRALRTGIVWVNTHGTTVSEMPHGGVRHSGYGSGLSLAGLLDYTQAKHVML, from the coding sequence ATGACGCCATTCGTGGACGCCTTCGCCGCCTGCGCGGCAGACCTGACCCCGGGCATCGACTTCGGTCCCCTCAACAACGCCTCCCAGCTCGCCGCCGTGAAGGGCCTGCTGGAACGCCTGCCCGGCCACGCAAAGATCGCGACGGGCGGCAACGAGGCACGGGGCCCCGGCTTCTACCATGAGGCCACCGTCGTCACCGGCGTCTGCCAGAGCGACGAGATCGTCCAGGAGGAAATCTTCGGCCCGGTGGTCACCGTCCAGCCCTTCGCCGACGAGTCCGAAGCCCTTCGTCTCGCCAACGACGTGCGGTACGGTCCGGCAGCCGGCGTCTGGACCACGCATCACGAGCGGGCCATGCGGGCGATGAGGGCTCTTCGTACCGGCATCGTCTGGGTCAACACGCACGGCACCACCGTGTCCGAGATGCCGCACGGCGGTGTCAGGCATTCGGGCTACGGCAGCGGCCTGTCCCTGGCGGGCCTGTTGGACTACACGCAGGCCAAGCACGTGATGCTGTAA